A DNA window from Luteolibacter luteus contains the following coding sequences:
- a CDS encoding MgtC/SapB family protein, whose protein sequence is MNDEPHFAATLVLLKGLGTALGLGLLVGLEREWKKNPMAGIRTFGLIGLFGGLSGAMAMAFGGWIIAGGLVACTAMAIMANLTAMRQAEPDIGLTTEFAMLAIFAIGCLAGTGQLAPAVACAGTVMVLLHYKDPLHGAVRKVDAKELKEIARLVLIGLVILPLLPNEKMGPLGVLNPFKIWLMVVLIVGMSLVAYLVGKFIGGTKSSAISGILGGLVSSTAITASVSRRSKAEGSAGTVLAAIVLTASCVVFARVMVEVVLTAPAHKSALLPPLAAMLAWTAIIAAAVLWLAKRSGEKPGDEEAPSELKGAVMFGLLYVGVLYAVALGKEHFGNSGLYVVAAISGLTDVDAITLSTSGLVASGEVDPKTGWRVILIGGLANTLFKAGMAAVLGTGRYIKWTSAGFGAAAAGGLAILFLWPW, encoded by the coding sequence ATGAATGACGAGCCCCACTTTGCCGCCACACTGGTCCTGCTGAAGGGCCTCGGCACTGCTCTCGGCCTTGGGCTTCTGGTCGGCTTGGAGCGCGAGTGGAAGAAGAACCCGATGGCGGGTATCCGCACCTTCGGCCTGATCGGACTTTTCGGCGGCCTTTCGGGAGCGATGGCCATGGCCTTTGGCGGCTGGATCATCGCAGGGGGCTTGGTCGCCTGCACGGCCATGGCGATCATGGCGAATCTCACCGCCATGCGCCAAGCGGAGCCCGACATCGGGCTGACCACGGAGTTCGCGATGCTGGCGATCTTCGCCATCGGCTGTCTCGCCGGCACGGGTCAACTTGCACCGGCGGTCGCTTGCGCGGGCACGGTGATGGTCCTGCTCCACTATAAGGACCCGCTCCATGGTGCGGTCCGGAAGGTTGATGCCAAGGAGCTCAAGGAGATTGCCCGTCTCGTCCTGATCGGACTGGTGATCCTGCCACTGCTGCCGAACGAGAAGATGGGACCGCTCGGCGTCCTCAATCCGTTCAAGATCTGGCTGATGGTTGTGCTCATCGTCGGCATGAGCTTGGTCGCCTATCTCGTTGGCAAGTTCATCGGCGGGACGAAGAGCTCCGCGATCTCCGGCATCCTGGGCGGCCTCGTCTCCAGCACTGCGATCACCGCCAGCGTTTCCCGGCGGAGCAAGGCAGAAGGTTCTGCGGGCACGGTTCTTGCAGCGATCGTCCTCACCGCTTCCTGTGTGGTCTTTGCCCGCGTGATGGTGGAAGTCGTTCTAACAGCTCCCGCCCACAAGTCGGCCTTGCTGCCACCCCTGGCGGCGATGCTGGCGTGGACCGCGATCATCGCGGCAGCGGTGCTCTGGCTCGCCAAACGTTCCGGGGAAAAGCCTGGTGATGAAGAAGCGCCATCCGAGCTGAAAGGTGCCGTGATGTTCGGCCTGCTTTACGTCGGCGTGCTCTATGCAGTGGCCTTGGGGAAAGAGCACTTTGGGAACTCCGGGCTCTATGTTGTCGCTGCGATTTCCGGTCTCACCGATGTGGATGCTATCACGCTCTCCACCTCAGGGCTCGTCGCTTCGGGTGAAGTCGACCCCAAGACCGGCTGGCGCGTCATCTTGATCGGCGGCCTTGCAAACACGCTCTTCAAGGCAGGCATGGCCGCGGTGCTTGGTACGGGCCGCTACATCAAATGGACCTCGGCGGGTTTTGGTGCGGCGGCCGCGGGAGGACTCGCGATCCTCTTTCTGTGGCCGTGGTGA
- a CDS encoding family 1 glycosylhydrolase, with translation MALPNGFLFGTANADHQVEAYDPDREDVWDLWERYQGLTPRGRATDFWNRYEEDIAAAASMGCRLFRFSIAWARVETSAGVFDEEALAHYRRVAECVRSHGMKVMVTLHHFVWPVWLEKHHGGMIGEKFPDLFASYAAKVADTLGDLVDWWITFNEPSQLTFGYIRPWWQNRYYMPPGLPRGTEVEAEAEAVGKLVPNLFRAHARARSRIKARNEAAKVGVNPLVTGFPTWLQMLMDWGACHRGLSEAVFKFTTKGALVSERGEVDLVIGGITEGDQTRFEFSDPYLRTGKAVLVLEGYEGEGLNSLAGKEVGVLGIGNQPASWKRDLPAQARKKVFANYDEARNSLAEGKIHAVYGDAFFLLPFELKDRERFRFLATGLSDEHYVVAAPHGHGRLMDRVNRAVALFQHDLALACEVPWISQPEQVAKDAQRPLSLHEVFVGGDSLPDSMSSGRGVRRIRRRGKIRIGIRKDAPGVSHSCEKEGLELRLARRIALEVLGDESKLEVEALDPCERLEVLQSKSSWLNWAWRFWGTTSLIANANWWYLGTSGRLPEELCPAEAIGAQDFVGLDYYWGLPTWRLHRFRLLEEAAHGRFLRAPVWPQGLFHALQRFHRWFPDQELLIVENGCVPSADGMTRGDYIKAHFAQVERALKKGVPVKAYNYWSITSNREWGHAFDPNTDFGLLFVDLDKDSQLTRVKTAEAKIYRELIEEKSVQR, from the coding sequence ATGGCACTCCCCAACGGTTTCCTTTTTGGCACGGCCAACGCCGACCATCAGGTGGAAGCGTACGATCCCGACCGCGAGGACGTCTGGGATCTGTGGGAGCGATACCAAGGGCTGACTCCGCGGGGACGCGCCACGGATTTCTGGAATCGCTACGAGGAAGACATTGCCGCGGCGGCCAGCATGGGCTGCCGGCTCTTCCGCTTTTCCATCGCTTGGGCACGCGTGGAAACTTCTGCAGGGGTCTTCGACGAGGAAGCCCTTGCGCATTACCGGCGGGTCGCCGAGTGCGTCCGCAGCCACGGCATGAAGGTGATGGTCACGCTCCACCACTTCGTGTGGCCGGTGTGGCTGGAGAAGCATCATGGCGGGATGATCGGCGAGAAATTCCCGGATCTCTTCGCCAGCTATGCGGCCAAGGTAGCGGACACCCTGGGTGATCTGGTGGACTGGTGGATCACCTTCAATGAGCCGAGCCAGCTGACCTTCGGCTATATCCGTCCATGGTGGCAAAACCGCTACTACATGCCGCCAGGCCTGCCACGCGGCACGGAGGTGGAAGCGGAGGCCGAGGCCGTAGGAAAGCTGGTGCCAAATCTGTTCCGCGCGCACGCCCGCGCACGCAGCCGGATCAAGGCGCGCAACGAGGCGGCAAAGGTGGGCGTGAACCCGCTGGTGACCGGCTTCCCGACCTGGCTTCAGATGCTGATGGACTGGGGCGCCTGCCATCGCGGGCTCTCGGAGGCGGTCTTCAAGTTCACCACGAAGGGAGCATTGGTCAGCGAGCGCGGTGAAGTGGATCTCGTGATCGGCGGCATCACCGAAGGCGATCAAACGCGCTTCGAGTTCAGCGACCCCTACCTGCGCACGGGCAAGGCGGTGCTGGTGCTGGAAGGCTACGAGGGCGAGGGACTGAATTCCCTGGCTGGCAAAGAGGTCGGAGTCCTCGGCATTGGCAACCAGCCCGCGAGCTGGAAGCGGGATCTTCCGGCACAAGCGAGGAAGAAGGTTTTCGCCAACTACGATGAAGCTCGTAATTCACTCGCGGAGGGAAAGATCCACGCGGTCTATGGCGATGCCTTCTTCCTGCTACCTTTCGAGCTGAAGGATCGGGAGCGCTTCCGTTTTCTCGCCACCGGACTGAGCGACGAACATTACGTGGTGGCAGCACCGCACGGGCACGGACGACTGATGGATCGGGTGAATCGCGCGGTAGCGCTCTTTCAGCACGACCTCGCGCTGGCCTGCGAGGTTCCTTGGATTTCCCAGCCGGAACAAGTGGCCAAGGACGCACAGCGCCCGCTTTCACTGCACGAAGTCTTCGTCGGGGGGGATTCGCTGCCGGACAGCATGTCGAGCGGACGCGGGGTGCGGCGCATCCGGCGGCGCGGCAAGATCCGCATCGGCATCCGCAAGGATGCCCCCGGCGTGTCCCATTCCTGCGAAAAGGAAGGCCTGGAACTGCGGCTGGCACGGCGCATCGCGCTGGAGGTGCTGGGCGATGAGTCGAAGCTCGAGGTGGAGGCACTGGATCCCTGCGAGCGCCTGGAAGTGCTGCAATCGAAGTCAAGCTGGCTCAACTGGGCGTGGCGCTTCTGGGGCACCACCAGCCTGATCGCGAATGCCAACTGGTGGTACCTCGGGACTTCGGGAAGATTGCCGGAAGAGCTCTGCCCGGCGGAAGCGATCGGTGCGCAGGACTTCGTGGGATTGGATTATTACTGGGGCCTACCGACTTGGCGGCTGCATCGCTTCCGTCTGCTGGAGGAAGCGGCACACGGACGGTTCTTGAGAGCGCCGGTTTGGCCGCAGGGCTTGTTCCATGCCTTGCAGCGCTTCCATCGCTGGTTCCCGGATCAGGAGCTGCTCATTGTCGAAAATGGCTGCGTGCCCTCTGCGGATGGCATGACGCGCGGAGACTATATCAAGGCGCACTTCGCCCAAGTGGAGAGGGCATTGAAGAAGGGAGTTCCGGTAAAGGCCTACAACTACTGGTCCATCACTTCGAATCGCGAGTGGGGCCATGCCTTCGATCCGAATACCGACTTCGGTTTGTTGTTCGTGGATCTGGACAAGGACTCCCAGCTGACCCGGGTAAAGACAGCCGAGGCAAAGATCTACCGGGAGCTGATCGAAGAAAAGTCGGTGCAGCGTTGA